The Heyndrickxia vini genome contains a region encoding:
- a CDS encoding YfkD famly protein — protein sequence MKWQRILLVFLLILLSASPSAMASKQVNKIENVKIPTHVLDIAKENTYPNPTQDLPYLQPSEFTKKIIKTSKVKIENPNLIRMLNETSVNNSPFSLGLRATIYLGEWPLNYDSIETAPNWQYQKINTNYFDNRGGKTNYKIHYVQESQKAVRGGLTAKVAKSEDVRKMMLLKAMEKTKLPLSFDTIIGAGTKKDHYYNVPAKRLGYLYGYAPAINEKGKVTYGEVYLVLKGTKKKIVVKNVTSQGIGAWIPVQDHISFGFRATEHP from the coding sequence ATGAAATGGCAACGAATTCTTCTTGTGTTTTTATTAATTCTTTTATCAGCTTCACCATCAGCAATGGCGAGCAAACAGGTTAACAAAATAGAAAATGTGAAAATTCCTACTCATGTTTTAGACATAGCAAAAGAAAATACGTATCCGAATCCGACACAGGATTTGCCATATCTACAACCAAGTGAATTTACGAAGAAAATAATTAAAACATCAAAAGTGAAAATTGAAAATCCTAATTTAATCCGAATGCTTAATGAAACATCTGTAAATAATTCACCATTTTCTTTAGGCCTTCGTGCAACGATTTATTTAGGGGAATGGCCGCTTAATTACGATTCAATTGAAACTGCTCCAAACTGGCAATATCAAAAAATTAATACGAATTATTTTGATAATCGCGGCGGGAAAACGAATTACAAAATTCACTATGTTCAGGAATCTCAAAAAGCGGTAAGAGGAGGGCTAACGGCAAAAGTAGCTAAATCAGAGGATGTCCGCAAGATGATGCTGCTAAAAGCAATGGAAAAAACAAAATTACCTCTATCCTTTGACACAATTATAGGTGCAGGTACGAAGAAAGATCATTACTACAATGTACCGGCTAAACGTCTTGGCTATTTGTATGGCTATGCACCAGCTATTAATGAAAAAGGAAAAGTTACGTATGGTGAAGTATACCTCGTACTAAAAGGAACAAAAAAGAAAATCGTCGTCAAAAACGTTACATCTCAAGGCATCGGTGCTTGGATTCCGGTTCAGGATCATATATCCTTTGGTTTCCGGGCAACAGAACATCCTTAA
- a CDS encoding amidohydrolase family protein produces MKKHELTQLIDVAAGRKQADLVLKNGKIVDVYQGSILTGDVAIVDGKIAGIGEVYDGKEIVDVKGKYIAPGFIDPHIHVESSYVTPEEFGRLLVPHGTTTVMADPHEIVNVAGLKGLDYMIEAAGHTALDIQYMLPSCVPATNMENAGAVLNASDMVAPLEEGKAEG; encoded by the coding sequence ATGAAAAAACATGAATTAACACAATTGATCGATGTAGCTGCAGGTCGTAAACAAGCAGATTTGGTTTTAAAAAATGGGAAAATCGTTGATGTCTATCAAGGTTCTATCCTTACTGGCGATGTGGCAATCGTAGACGGAAAAATTGCCGGTATCGGAGAAGTGTATGACGGTAAAGAGATTGTTGACGTAAAGGGAAAGTACATTGCACCGGGTTTTATTGACCCGCATATCCATGTGGAATCTTCTTATGTGACTCCGGAAGAATTTGGTCGTTTACTTGTACCTCATGGGACAACGACTGTCATGGCGGATCCACACGAAATCGTTAATGTGGCGGGACTTAAAGGACTGGATTATATGATTGAAGCGGCCGGTCATACAGCATTAGATATTCAATACATGCTGCCTTCTTGTGTCCCTGCTACAAATATGGAAAATGCCGGAGCGGTTCTAAATGCTTCGGATATGGTCGCACCATTAGAAGAAGGAAAGGCCGAGGGTTAG
- a CDS encoding adenine deaminase C-terminal domain-containing protein yields MKMTAALLKEYIQAGGAKIPSEKVIQNGQLVNVMTSEVYPADVAIYKGKIVAVGDVTDYIGEDTQRIDAKGKYLVPGLIDGHIHIECSKMSMTSFTKAVIPFGTTSAISGLDEYISVVGMDGLKEIFEEIEQLPLRVYWGAPYKTPYTIPKSTIAYNITPEVQKEVQSWPQCFGVWETVREAVQTLDEDTMETLAIAHNNHLPIFGCAPMARGNNLNEYLSAGIRLDHESYDHEELVEKARKGMHVLIRESSVTNFLKENIRAVTEVNSAIGRRTSFCTDDVHATDILKHGHVDHLVRLAIQAGVTPMVAIQMATINSAEAYRIDDQVGSISPGRFADILFVESLEDFQVETVISKGEIVAKNNRMIVELLEPKRSPLLASKLKCDKTTPETFEYKVSIDNGTAKIRAIESHGAFVRKERFVELDVKDGKVVLDVEKDVAMVSVLERFGKNGNKSIGFVAGWGLKRGAMASSSAPDDNNLIVMGTNPEDMSLAINTLIDCGGGQVVVVDGQVISLLKLPIGGIVTDEDPDHLVAAEHSLHEAIKVLGGSVPDPMFYMSFLPITAIPDLAITDVGNVDCVTLEIFDPITELTPE; encoded by the coding sequence ATGAAAATGACAGCAGCATTATTAAAAGAATACATACAAGCAGGAGGGGCGAAAATTCCTTCCGAAAAAGTGATTCAAAATGGTCAATTAGTCAATGTTATGACAAGTGAAGTATATCCCGCTGATGTGGCGATTTATAAAGGAAAAATTGTAGCGGTCGGTGATGTGACTGATTATATCGGTGAAGATACACAACGAATCGATGCGAAAGGTAAATATCTAGTTCCGGGGTTAATTGATGGGCATATTCACATAGAATGCAGCAAGATGAGTATGACAAGCTTTACTAAGGCAGTGATTCCTTTTGGGACAACGAGTGCAATTTCTGGTCTTGATGAATACATTTCTGTCGTTGGAATGGACGGCCTGAAGGAAATCTTTGAAGAAATTGAACAATTGCCGCTTCGTGTTTACTGGGGTGCACCTTATAAAACACCTTATACAATACCAAAATCAACAATTGCATACAACATAACACCTGAAGTACAAAAAGAAGTTCAGTCTTGGCCACAATGCTTTGGTGTGTGGGAAACCGTTCGTGAGGCGGTTCAAACCCTAGACGAAGATACAATGGAAACATTGGCAATTGCCCATAACAATCATCTTCCAATTTTTGGATGCGCACCGATGGCACGTGGGAACAATCTCAACGAATACTTGTCTGCGGGCATCCGCTTAGATCACGAAAGCTATGATCACGAAGAACTTGTGGAGAAAGCACGCAAAGGTATGCATGTTTTGATTCGGGAATCTTCTGTGACAAACTTTTTGAAAGAAAATATTCGTGCGGTGACAGAAGTGAATTCAGCGATTGGCCGCAGAACTAGTTTTTGTACAGATGATGTGCATGCCACTGATATTTTGAAACATGGTCATGTTGATCATTTGGTTCGTTTGGCTATTCAAGCGGGAGTGACACCGATGGTAGCAATCCAAATGGCAACAATCAATAGTGCGGAAGCATATCGAATTGATGATCAAGTAGGTTCAATTTCACCGGGGCGTTTTGCTGATATTTTATTCGTTGAATCATTGGAAGATTTTCAAGTAGAAACGGTAATTAGTAAAGGTGAAATTGTTGCAAAAAACAATCGAATGATAGTGGAACTTTTAGAACCAAAACGCAGTCCGCTTTTAGCCTCAAAATTAAAATGTGATAAAACGACACCAGAAACATTTGAATACAAAGTTTCCATTGATAATGGAACAGCGAAAATTCGTGCGATTGAAAGTCATGGCGCCTTCGTTCGGAAAGAGAGATTTGTTGAACTGGATGTAAAAGATGGAAAAGTAGTATTGGATGTAGAGAAAGATGTAGCTATGGTGTCTGTCCTAGAACGATTTGGTAAAAACGGCAATAAGTCAATAGGATTTGTTGCAGGTTGGGGACTGAAACGTGGAGCAATGGCTTCTTCTTCTGCACCTGACGATAACAATCTTATCGTAATGGGCACCAATCCTGAAGACATGTCCCTTGCTATTAATACATTGATCGATTGTGGTGGCGGACAGGTTGTCGTCGTGGATGGTCAAGTCATTAGTTTGTTAAAATTGCCGATTGGTGGAATTGTGACAGATGAAGATCCTGATCACTTAGTCGCTGCGGAACATTCATTGCATGAGGCAATCAAAGTATTAGGTGGAAGTGTACCGGATCCAATGTTTTATATGAGCTTTCTCCCAATTACAGCTATTCCAGATTTGGCCATCACTGATGTAGGGAATGTGGATTGTGTAACCTTGGAGATTTTTGATCCGATCACAGAATTGACTCCGGAATAA
- a CDS encoding NCS2 family permease has protein sequence MESVFHLSELGTSVKKEMLAGLTTFISMSYILFVNPDILGDAGMDKGAVFTATAISAIIGCLLMAFLANYPIAIAPGLGDNAFFTYSVVIAMGVPWQTALAGVVVASILFFIITFMKIREIVIDAIPHDLKLAMSAGIGIFIAFVGLQGGGLIVKEESTLVTIGSFTNGEVWLTIFGFLVIIILIARKVSGAIFIGMVATAILGLVTHLIPLPNHIVSSIPSLKPTIGVGLMNIPNINTFQLWSVVLLFLFVAFFNTAGTLIGLAEQAGFMKNNKMPRIGRALGADSGSLLAGSLLGTTPTAAYVESSAGIALGGRSGLTALVVAVLFFLSMFFSPLLTVITTNVTAPVLIVVGILMAQPLKGINWHKFEIAVPAFLIVVGMPLTYNISYGIAFGFLTYPILMIAAGKWRKVHPVLYVLFFVFLLLLYILNTLN, from the coding sequence CTGGAATCAGTCTTTCATTTAAGTGAGTTAGGTACATCTGTCAAGAAGGAGATGCTGGCGGGGCTTACGACGTTTATCTCCATGTCTTATATTTTATTTGTGAATCCAGATATATTGGGAGATGCAGGAATGGATAAGGGGGCTGTTTTTACAGCGACAGCCATTTCGGCAATTATCGGTTGTCTGTTGATGGCCTTTTTAGCAAATTATCCGATTGCTATTGCTCCAGGGTTGGGGGACAATGCCTTTTTTACTTATTCAGTCGTTATTGCGATGGGAGTGCCTTGGCAAACGGCCTTAGCCGGTGTCGTAGTCGCTTCGATTTTGTTTTTTATCATCACATTTATGAAGATTCGCGAAATAGTCATTGATGCTATCCCTCATGATTTAAAACTAGCAATGTCCGCTGGGATTGGAATTTTTATTGCTTTTGTGGGCCTCCAAGGTGGTGGGCTGATTGTTAAGGAAGAATCCACGTTGGTTACTATTGGCTCGTTTACAAACGGAGAAGTTTGGCTAACGATTTTTGGTTTTTTAGTTATTATTATTTTGATTGCACGCAAGGTATCGGGAGCTATTTTCATCGGTATGGTAGCAACTGCAATTTTAGGTTTGGTTACTCATTTGATTCCTTTACCGAATCATATTGTTTCCTCCATTCCTAGTTTGAAACCAACCATCGGTGTAGGCTTGATGAATATTCCAAACATTAATACGTTTCAATTATGGTCGGTTGTTTTACTGTTTTTATTTGTAGCTTTCTTTAATACTGCAGGAACATTGATTGGATTAGCTGAACAAGCGGGGTTTATGAAAAATAATAAAATGCCGCGTATTGGCCGTGCATTGGGAGCGGATTCGGGTTCTTTACTAGCTGGTTCACTATTAGGTACGACTCCAACTGCGGCATATGTAGAATCTTCCGCAGGAATTGCCCTTGGTGGTCGTTCCGGGTTAACGGCGCTTGTGGTAGCAGTTCTATTTTTCCTAAGTATGTTCTTTTCACCGTTGTTGACTGTCATTACAACAAATGTGACGGCACCTGTTTTAATTGTTGTTGGGATTTTAATGGCTCAGCCTTTAAAAGGAATTAATTGGCACAAGTTTGAAATTGCCGTTCCGGCGTTTTTAATTGTTGTGGGTATGCCTTTAACATATAACATTTCTTACGGGATTGCTTTTGGATTTTTAACGTATCCCATTTTGATGATCGCAGCTGGTAAATGGAGAAAGGTTCATCCGGTTTTATATGTTTTATTTTTTGTTTTTCTATTATTGCTTTATATCCTAAATACTTTGAATTAA
- a CDS encoding GNAT family N-acetyltransferase: MKTIEFIQINKENLDDQGCYCLRSKPNSTGYTNKNEWLIGQFHEGLKYIKIMEDNKHAGFIEYTPIEHSSRVVYGENYLVIHCLWVNITGKGYASKLIQTCIQEAREQRKDGVIVVTNPDTSWTPSKEIFIKNNFIEVDTAPYGFELLVHKFGHSPNPYFPTDWENRLKPFTNLTIIRTQQCPFVDIATENIIKGANRLGIQADIIDIQSREELMRLSPTPYGIYGVIFKKTFITFHRLTVHSALKRLKELI, translated from the coding sequence GTGAAAACGATTGAGTTCATTCAGATAAACAAAGAAAATTTAGACGATCAAGGTTGTTATTGTCTACGCAGCAAACCAAATTCCACAGGTTACACAAATAAAAACGAGTGGCTAATTGGACAGTTCCATGAAGGGTTAAAGTACATAAAAATAATGGAGGACAATAAACACGCGGGATTTATCGAATACACACCGATTGAACATTCTTCACGCGTCGTATATGGTGAAAATTATTTAGTGATTCATTGCTTATGGGTAAATATAACAGGAAAAGGGTATGCATCGAAATTAATCCAAACATGTATCCAAGAGGCAAGGGAGCAAAGGAAAGATGGTGTGATTGTCGTAACGAATCCCGATACTTCCTGGACACCGAGTAAGGAAATTTTTATAAAAAATAACTTTATTGAGGTAGACACTGCTCCTTATGGATTTGAATTGCTTGTTCATAAATTTGGCCATTCACCTAATCCTTATTTTCCAACAGATTGGGAGAATCGGTTAAAACCTTTTACAAATTTAACAATTATTCGGACTCAACAATGTCCGTTTGTTGATATAGCAACGGAAAATATCATAAAGGGAGCAAACCGATTGGGGATTCAAGCAGATATTATTGATATACAGAGCAGGGAAGAACTAATGAGACTTTCACCTACTCCTTATGGCATTTACGGTGTCATCTTTAAAAAGACATTTATTACATTTCATAGATTGACTGTTCACTCAGCACTGAAACGGCTGAAAGAATTGATCTAA